The genomic interval AACTGTCAAAGCTTAGGGGAGAAAAATGAAAGAAAAAATAATTTCATTAATATTACCATTAATATTACTAACAATTGTTACAGTACAGACTATATCCGTTTCTTATGTCGTAACTGTTGAAACAGATAAGATAAAATATCATCGCTACGAAGTAGTATATATTACAGTGACGATAACGGAGAACGGTAATCCAGTAAAGGGTGTCGTTGTCGGTATACAGGTGGATGATCCTGATGGCAACCCAATTTATGTCGAGCAAGGTACAACTGATGATAATGGGAAAGTGTCATTTCATTTTACGGTTGGAGATCCATGTTGTCCAGCTAAATATGGATGGTATAATGTCACTGCATCAACTCCTGGAGGAAAAGCCACAACCAAATTTCAAGTCGTACCTAGACCACCAGTTGGAGGTAAGATAGAGAAGATAGATAAAATAGAGTTACTATCATTATTGATAATGGATAATTTAGGCCCAATAATACTGACAGCAGCTATCATATTTATTATATGCTGTACCATTAAAATGTTTTCACATAAAGAAAAATAAATATATATTTTAGTTAAATCATTTTAATTTTTGGTGGAAAATTGAATAAATCAATTTTAATTATCATAATGCTTTTAATTCCCTATATTTCAACTACTTCTTCACCTCTATCCGTTACTACAAATAAGAGTGAATATGCACCTGGTGAAAAAGTTACCATTACTGTCTCAGGTTCTCCTGGAACAGTTGTAGGCATTCAGGTTTTAAAACCCAATGGTGTAACAAATTCTGTGGATCAAGTTACTATTGGAAGTAATGGTAAAGCATCCACTTCTTTTAGACTTCCAGATGATAATCTAGGTGTATGGAAGGTTGTAGCTACTGGTGGAGGAGAGAAGGCAGAAACTACTTTTAAGGTTAAAGGTACTAGTAGTATTACTATTAGCGTTGATAAGAAGTTTATTGTTTTAGGCGAATCTGTAACCATTAGTGGTTCGATTAAACCAGCTGTTTCTACCACAGTTAAAATTGAATATAGTAAGGGTGGTGGATGGAGTACTCTAAGAACTGTACAGGCATCTAAGGGTAAATATTCGCTTACATGGACTCCTGAAAGCGAGGGAAGCTATAGACTAAGAGCTTCATGGAGTGGAAATGATAAATATTTTGGTGCTACAAGTTCGGTAGTCTCATTTACAGTTTCCAGTAAACAGAGATCAACGATTACGCTTGAGGTAAGTCCTAGTGAGGTAAATGTGGGTGAAAAATTAACTGTATCTGGATGTCTATCTCCCTCTATAGCATCAACCGATATTTTATTAATTTATACGGGTCCTGGTGAAAGAAAGATTAGGAAGACTGTTAAAACCGATTCTAATGGATGTTTTAATGATATATTTACGCCGAATGCTTCGGGATCGTGGAGTGTGAAGGCTGTTTGGAGTGGAAATGAAGACTATTTGGGTTCAAGTAAATCGGTTGGATTTAAGGTAAGAAATGTATTGTCTTTATCACTATATCTTAAGGCAAATATTGTTCAGATTGGAGACCATGTAATTTTATATGCAAA from Candidatus Desulfofervidus auxilii carries:
- a CDS encoding Ig-like domain repeat protein, which encodes MNKSILIIIMLLIPYISTTSSPLSVTTNKSEYAPGEKVTITVSGSPGTVVGIQVLKPNGVTNSVDQVTIGSNGKASTSFRLPDDNLGVWKVVATGGGEKAETTFKVKGTSSITISVDKKFIVLGESVTISGSIKPAVSTTVKIEYSKGGGWSTLRTVQASKGKYSLTWTPESEGSYRLRASWSGNDKYFGATSSVVSFTVSSKQRSTITLEVSPSEVNVGEKLTVSGCLSPSIASTDILLIYTGPGERKIRKTVKTDSNGCFNDIFTPNASGSWSVKAVWSGNEDYLGSSKSVGFKVRNVLSLSLYLKANIVQIGDHVILYANISPQIDGLKIFFEYSSDRVNWTLLGSTYTNKEGVAALLVSLDKVGKYFIRAKTLATEEYSESISNIVDLAVKTELKDIETIEKTLNETKSLLNKCQETVEKYEKILSSLSMNATELLEELVRLKSNLNKTMEELNSTKKELINLKSKLEESQKIINSMTFMQYIYAGLGFISGAIVGALLIYTRKRKKNRKVKANQNS